In Ictalurus punctatus breed USDA103 chromosome 18, Coco_2.0, whole genome shotgun sequence, the genomic stretch AGAAATCAGACTGGAGTAATAAAGCGTGTAACGGCAATGCGGGTCTACTCGGACTGAGAAAGCCTTAATGGGTTGTGATGTCCCGGCTTGCGCGAGAGCTAAATGCGTAAAGTAGCTTATCACGCTTTGTGTgaatgaacagagagagagatacaaagtAGGGTTTGAATGAGAAACACAATAAGTGTTTGTACTAGAGAATCAAAACCCTTATGTAAGTAAATGTTTCTTaatgttatgaaaaaaaaaaaatcctttaacCATGCACACAATGGTTCATTTACTATCAGGGGCCATTAGGTAATAGCACCATTAAGCAACAGAATACTTCAGCCTGAGCCCAGttgtactattttacatgagtcacttcgTAGTCACTAGTaactgtagtgtagtgcaggAAACACACTTACTGCATGGGACGTtctctaattatatatatacagtatgtcacaaaagtgagcacacccctcacttttttgtaaatatttgatgatatcttttcatgtgacaacactgaagaaatgacactttgctacaatgtaaagtagtgagtgtagagcttgtgtaacggtgtaaatttgccgtcccctcaaaataactcgacacacagccgttaatgtctaaaccgctggcaacaaaagtgagtacacccctaagtgaaaatgtccaaatcgggcccagagtgtcaatattttgtgtggccgccattattttccagcactgccttaaccctcttgggcatggagttcaccagagcttcacaggttaccactggagtcctcttccactcctccatgatgacatcacggagctgggggatgttagagaccttgtgctctgGCCACAGTACAATTAATAAATTAGACAAGTTATATAAGGCCTGTGCACAATTCCAAAACGTAAACGTAACCTCAGTAAGTAAAAGCTTATTTTTGCCACTTCCTGCGGAGGCTAGTGCTAGGTCTGGCTTCATAGTATGTACCAGTATTGAAAATCCTGCTTCTGACCGAATTGGGCGTTAATTCTCTCGACGTTGTGCCGCCTGTTTAAGTCTCAAGAACAAAATCGGTGGAAGCTTCACACATAAAGCCTTTTCTCTATAGTCCGGAAAGGGTTGCCATGGAAACCGTGCACTTAAATTCTCCACAGAGACGATAGAAAAGCACATGAAGGTGTGTTAAGGGGGTGAAAAACAACAAGCGAGTGCTTCCTCTGTCTACTACTCTCTCTTTCGGTCCTCTCCGGCGAGTTTCTGAACAAACAAAGGGATTATTCAGAAGCCACGTCTTTTTGCCTTTGCCTTGAATTAGTGCTAATGATGGACAGAAGACCACTTTCAGAGCTCTGGGGATACTCTGAGAATGTAAGGAGAGAGCCGATTAGAGGCAAGGTGATACACTGCTTTTACCACAGTGGTAGTCGCGTGTGATGAGACGATaagcgagagcgagagcaaaagagacagagaaggtATCTAGCCTAGCCGAGACAGTGCCTTTTCTTTTCTGGAGAAGGACTGCATAGCAACAGTGCGTCTCAAAAGTCAGAGATTTTGAACAGATGCATCTCCTCGAAGAGGACCATCGAAGATGTTTCAAAGGTAGGAACCTACTTCCTTAGAGAGTTAACGGGGTCATCTATTGAACACAGATATTCTTTTGTGTCGGCGAAGGCTGTTAGAATATAGTCATGCGCTGTTCAGAGCTGCCTGAGCTCTGCTCTCATCTTGAATCGGTCCACAACCATCACAGGCTTTgggtttctctctttttcttgggtttctttcttttttgaaaaAGCTGCCTTAAAGAGGAAGGATTTTGTGAAATTTCTGCATTATTTGGGTAGCACTACTGTAATGGAAAATCACTAATTCATTATAAATAACTCAGAATAGTTGCTTATGAACATGTACTCTGACGCCCTTCGGGAGTGTTTTATCGTATTTATGCCTTCAGCACTTGTTTGTACGAGCTGGCATTCTTTAGTGCAATTTCATTCACTCCGAGTGCAAATTACACTCCTCGATGACAGACGTACTGTGTCATTATAAAAAGCTACACAATAAAGCAATGCAACACAGCTAATGCAAGTAGTACTGTACTTATTCCTTAGTTACGAGACGTCAGGACTTGGAAGaagttgattgattgatttattgatttatttacatgagCCAAAGCCATATCTGTTCAAATCAGTGGGGGGGGTCATATTTATGAAAACTTGGCGTGTCACACGTACAAACAGTCGTACGCAATGGATACAGACTCTAAATTGCTCTGcttgtgcatgcacacactcgTTTACAAAGAAGACAGCTCTTCTTCTCACACATATctctatatatagtatataacgTCCCTTTAAAAGGGTGTGTTTTTACTGTTGTCCACATGACATTTGGAAAACTAGCAACAGTGTGAAAATCTCTCGTTGTCGTCTTTTCCCGAGACGTAATGTACGGTGTGAGCGCTGCATGTATCACGTCATTATTCGGTCCATCGCCGGTTGGGAAATGCcagacctgtctccgattgataTATCTTGTGCTACAGGTGTGctttttatatgattttattccatttttacATTCTACCTGTGACAACTGAGCACTCCCACTCTGACATATGATGCAGGATGACGGGGACGATGCTAGCTCAGTAGTTAAGACATTGGACGACCGGATTTGAAAAATTCAAcgcatgaccttctgatcagtactccaaggcccttaactctcaaatGTTCAGTCGCTATAAGTCCATCTGCcaaattccattaaaaaaaatgtgttttttaaatgatgtggaCATTAACCGAAGCGCTTGAGCTGTACCTGCATGCGTTTATGTCTTGCACTGCTGCTACGTGATTGTCcgattgcatgaatgagcaagtgCTTAGGTGTACCTCTTAattaaagtgctcagtgagtgtacacTCCTATTACTGATACCCACGTTATCTTTTTATCTTCATCCAGCTGACATCATATCCACCGTTGAGTTCAACTCTACTGGGGAGCTACTTGCCACAGGGGACAAAGGAGGTCGAGTGGTGGTGTTCCAGAGAGAGCAGGAGGTAGGTGTATGTCTATATTCACTGCTAGCTGATCCGTGTTAAATGACTGTTACTGTCGATAACACACTTTATACTCATTCGTCAATAAAACGCACACTACTTTATAACAAATTGTAACTCCACATTTGTAGTGTAGTTTGGTTATTTGTTAAAGACAATCGTTGTCGAAGTGTTCTGTAAGGCTTTTTGTCCCATCCTCCTCTCTTGTTTGCCGCTGACATGCTAACCTCCGATAACAGTGAGCTGTCCCGCATTCCCCCACCCTTTAACACCCACCGATGTTAAATCTGTTCCCATTAAGATAtccctctccattccctctaCCTATTGATACTGATGCTTTCAGAAGAGATAGTCCACCCTTTGGGATTCCATGGCCTGATTGAGATTGCTCACAATCACAAATCACCAAAGAGTCTTATGTTAATGCATTGCTCACTTATTCCTAAAACAAGGAgagaacaaaatgaaataattacCCAGACAAGCCAGGGGTTTGGGGATTTCTGCCACAAATGAACAAGAAGGGATGTACTCTATGTACTTATTTGCTCCAAACCTCTGACTAGGATATATGTATAATTGTATTGACACACAGGGGGGCGTATCTATCCTGAAAACCTAGACGTGATTGGCCGTTTTTGCTCAAACACTTAAGCAACTGTGTATTTAGTTAAATTCCTCTAACGGTATAGCCTCTATCTTTGGTTTTCTTTAGAGTAAGAACCAGCCACACCGACGAGGGGAGTACAATGTTTACAGCACTTTTCAGAGCCACGAGCCCGAGTTCGACTACCTGAAAAGCTTGGAAATTGAGGAAAAGATCAACAAGATCCGCTGGCTGCCTCAGCAGAATGCTGCCTACTTCCTCCTCTCCACCAATGGCAAGTCAGATCAGTTTCTCTTTTGATCTCATGACTGGTTAGATATTTTAAACGCCAAGGACTGGGAGGAGTTACGGGTTGAAAGGAAAGGTGGAAACTAGCAGGCCCTGAACGCACCCAATTCCGCAGCCACAAGCGTCACATGGCCTATTTGAGCAGTTGTTACGGAACCCAAGAAAAATGCTGAGTCATACAGCACTTGGGTAAAATGGCACAAGGGAATGAAATTTTGCTGCCCTAGTGTTATAAACTCAATTAAACTTAAGTTCACGGACCTATGCTAAGACTCCAGCATGGAAGTGTTGGCCTGCTTTTGCTTTAATCAGGTTCATTGAAAGGTAGTGATCTTCTCTGATTGATCTTCTATCTGCTCTGGTCATGCCACTGTTCATGCTCGCCATCATCTAGTAAATCTAGTGTTTGATGTCCTGTCTGCACACTCAGATTGGCACCTCCTTCTTGTTATTTTAACCCCTACACCTGGGACCATAGTTCTCACAGTTCTTCTTGTTCTCTCAGATAAAACTGTCAAGTTATGGAAAATCAGTGAGAGAGACAAGCGACCAGAGGGTTATAACCTGAAGTATGAGGACGGCAGGGTGCGGGACCCCACCACCATCACAGCGCTGAGGGTAAGATGTCATGCTTTGTCACTCTTCTCTACGGTGGCAGCAGGATGAGTGCTGATGCTTAACTATTTGGTAATACCGTGTGATTTTATTGTGAAAGAAAGGCTCGTGGAAACAGAATGTTTTTATAGCTTGCCAAACACCAGAGATGAAGAGCGATTCAGGGGTTTTGGGGAAGGAGATCATTTTAGGCTTTGTCGGAAAGACCTTTGCTAATGTTTCAGGTCGCCAGTGAGTAAAGCATGGGCAGGCCCATTTGGAAATACAGACCTAGCGAAGGAGGGTCAAAGCCAGGTTGGGTATGAATGCCAAAAACAAATCTTGTAAATATAGAATGTGTCCACCTGAAGATCTGAGCGCAGCCCATAAGTGTTAAGGATGTGGACAGATCTTTGGCAATGCCAGTTTAATACtaattaaaggaacagttcaACCAAACAATGTTAggatggcattttttttttttttttaactttctcGACTGAGGCAAATCACCTTCCCCTTTATCAAAAATTGCTGTTGACATATCTTTGTAAATACCATGTTATTACTAACCAAATGAGGAACGTGATGcatttcttccttcttttttctGCCTCTGCTTCACGTTCTTAGCTGAGGCAAAGTTCTTAAGCTCTTAAGATTTCTTAAAGAGCATCATATGGATCTATAATAGGAGTTATTATGATGAGCACAGAAAGCCAACACACTATTTTGACCTCAAGTAGTGTCCAtcatctctatccatctatagtTTCATATTTCATGCAGCACTTTAATAGGTCATTACATGCATCTTTGGAAATCaattgtagtagtagcagcagcagtagtagtagtagtagtagcactagtagcagtagtagtagaagcattagtagtagtagcagtagtagtagtagaagcagtagtagtagtagtagtagcaatagtagtagtagtagtagtagaagcattagtagtagtagaagcagtagtagtagtagcagtagtagtagtagtagtagtagaagcagtagtagtagtagaagtagtagaagcagtagcagtagtagtagtagtagtagtactagtagcagtagtagtagtagtagcagtagtagtagtagaggtagcagtagcagtagtagtagtagtagtagtagtactagtagcagtagtagcactAGTAgcactagtagtagtagaggtagcagtagtagtagtagtagaggtagcagtagtagtagcagtagtagtagtagtagtagtagtagtagcagtagtagtagtagtagcagtagtagtagtagtactagtagcagtagtagtagtagtagtagtagtagtagtagtagaggtagcagtagtagtagtagtagtagtagtactagtagcagtagtagtagtagtagtagtagtagtactagtagcagtagtagtagtagtagtagtagcagtagtagtagtagtagcagtagtagtagtagtagtagtagtagtactagtagcagtagtagtagtagtagtagtagcagtagtagtagtagtagcagtagtagtagtagtagtagtagtagtactagtagcagtagtagtagtagtagaggtagcagtagtagtagttgaaGTAGAAGGAGTCACTGCACTAAACGCGTGTACAGGAGGATAACTGCATTACTGTGCCGTGCCCAGCTGTTAACAGATGGCCGTGTTAGACAATACTCAAGCACAGTCACTCCTTCTAACACATTTacccctttcttttctttctccctccctcactgcCTCTCCTTATTCTCAGACAGCTACTCTAGTGTGTCCTTTCCTTCACACGTGTCTTGTCCTTAACTAAGATTACACCCAGTGCATACAAGACAAGAAGTAGTGTTTACCAGCTTTCCCTCCTGTTCTCGCGCTTGAATATTTGATGGGAAGTTTCCTagcagaactgtgtgtgtgtgtgtgtgtgtgtgtattgtagaGAAGAGAACCACTCTAAATAGAACAATAGCTTCCTCGCATATTAAGGAAGGCGCACAAAAAAACTGTGGCTTCGCCGTTCATTCGGAACAATAGCGTGCGgtggatgtttgtgtgtgtgctaaaaacgaaagctttttttttaaagccacatAATAGGGTAGGAAGGCAATTTCTCAAGCTGATATAAATATATGCCCGCCtcttccaaacacacacacacacacacacacacacacacacacacacacacatttttccagATGTTTGCTATGACAGATGACTGCAAGTCCTAATACCGCAATTCaaagataaatgaataatgaagtGCTATCAGCTACCATAATATTTCAGCATCATTGGCAGAGATATTATTAATAACCTTGTTAATTACTGAATAACCTTAATCATAGATTGATTCAGATGTACCCTCAATCAGCCTGTGTTTTAGTACTGATACTGACTAAAATCCTGGCAAAGAGGCGCTATATAATCACGAAATATTCTGTGTATCACTAGACATGAATTAAAGTTAACAGTGCTtttactatccatccatccatccatcttctataccgcttatccttttcagggtcacgagggaacctggatcctatcccagggagcataatgatgcatttatttccattaaaaaatttttttttaccaacccAGTTTCAAAGCGTGATGTATATGTCGGAATaggtttttttccatttaactCTAAAGACTGTCTTTCCTCCCCCAAAACACCTTAAAACTACCCCATGTGCAGTGATAATGACCTGCCTCAGCAGGAACGTTCAGCCCTTCCCCCTCCCATCGGTCTAAACAGCGAGACCCATCTGTAGTGTTAGAGAAGGGCTGTCATTAGAGAATGTCTTTCCCCATAAAGGTGGAAAACGGAGGGGGTAAAAAGCACTCTCCTGCGGCGGGGCGCGTGTAGGGACTGCACGCTTTAAATTAGTCATCATTAAGGGAAAGATTTCTGACAAAAGAACTCTGATTCCTATTAGACCCCACTGTAGGGGCTCTTGGTACATAATGATAAATGGTCCGGGTGCACAGTACTGACAGGGTCAAGTCATTTACTAGAGGATATGGAGGGTTTGTGCAAGAGAAAACACCGTCTCAGAGGGAACGTGagagaattattttaaaaaattatttaaaaaaaagacatataCGTATGCTTTTTAAATGCAGAGACTACTCTTAATTCTAACCGGTGGCAATACACGTACAGTCAGTATCGAGAGTCGAGGGTATTTACGTTAAAACTGCGTGAACGGTGTAGGAATTCCAGCATGTTTTAGATGTGACCCAGCCTTTTTAAGGGGCCATAAGTCATTGAACGGTTGTCTGCTTACTTGTTCCATGGACAAGTATGTCGTATTCACTCGTTATTTCACTTACAAGTAAGCAAATGAACGAAAGCTCTCGGGTTTATTTCGAGTGCGGTATGTGCAACTGGAATCTGTTGCTGTTAAGTCTCAGTATGAAGTCCAAAGAGCTGGCACTGCCAGTCAAACAAGCCATCattagactgaaaaaaaaaatcactgcttGATTCTAACAGTTAAAGAGGAGAAATGATGGTGCCCAGATGAAGACGGGTTCCGTTTtgagtctatatatatatatatatatatatatatatatatatatattaaatatatatttatatttatacctgactgtatgtgatgtacATAAAACAGCTGCAGGTATATTTGATAGCGTTGTGCCTTTGCGGCTGATTCAGTACAACCCAAGGAAGTtttcgtttatttttttccatctctACACTCTGTAAGGTGCCAGTGTTGAGGCCCATGGACCTGATGGTGGAGGCTACATCTCGGCGAGTGTTCTCCAATGCACACACCTATCACATCAACTCTATTTCAGTGAACAGTGACAACGAAACATATATGTCAACGGACGATCTTCGGATCAACCTGTGGAACCTGGAAATCACCAACAGAAGTTTCAGTATCCTTGAACCATGTTTATCCGGCACTTAAAGCCCATAGACATGTAGCCATGTCTGTCTCAGActtgtgaaataaaaatgaatgaatttccaGCAATAGCACAAAGCCATTATGCTTTAACTAGTGTTTTCCCCAAAGGTCATCAATTCTCAGGCATGTCTGTCCATGGCTCACTATTGATCAGCAGGTTAAAGGGTCTGAGATGAAAAGCTTGAGTCTGAATGCGTGACTGAAGAGACACAGAGCCCATACCGAGCCTCTTATTTGCCATGTCTCTACCAATTTCAGTCAGGATGAAGTCAGTAATCTTTTGATCCCATGCCACACCATGACGGATAACCTGTCACTGCTAAAAATAAAGCCGCTATTAAGATTATAGCAGACGTGCATCACCAAGCCTGTTGGAGACATTTGCTATGGAAGGGGTTGCTCAGATGTGTGATTTAACCTTAGCTTATAGATGTTATCCTATATCCAGTCATTTGggaaaatatacagaaaattaTACACCTGTATATGTAGAATCATCTCAGCTACTGCCTTTTTAAATGCCGTTGTGATGGATTCATTGTGAAAACGTACAAGGTTTGGGTTGTCGAGTGCGTCTGATACTTTCATGGATCGCATTTGAACTCtctgaagtattttttttatcagtataATGTCAGCTCCATAAGTATTTGGGCAATGACAAAAGAGtcaatgcaatattttttgtttaacgCCTTGAATCAAAgatgaaagtctacacttcagtcacatcCTAATTTCACAGGCATTTtatggtggtgtacagagggaAAATGACTAAAATTGTGTCGccgtccaaatacttatggacccgaTTGTTTGAAAATGCTGACCAACCTAGAATGACTGTAGACCTGTAGGTCCATGCCatactgaccaggataaaagttactgaagatagatggatggatggatggatggattgataagtggatggatgggttggtGGATGGAATCAATGGGTGGGTGGTTGGGTGGAATCAATGGGtgtatggatgggtgggtggctggaatcaatggatggatggatggatggatggatggaatcaaTGGGTGTATGGATGGGTGGTTGGCTGGAACTaaaggaatggatggatggatggatgggtagatggaatcattggatggatggatggaatcaattgatggatgggtggatggaatcaatgggtgtatggatgggtgggtggctggaatcaatggatggatggatggatggatggatggaatcaaTGGGTGTATGGATGGGTGGTTGGCTGGAACTaaaggaatggatggatggatggatgggtagatggaatcattggatggatggatggaatcaattgatggatgggtggatggaatcAATGGGTGTATGGATGAAttgatgggtggatggaatcaatgggtgtttgaatgggtgggtgggtggatggaatcattggatggatggataaatggatgggtATTGACTTTGGGTGGATATTGGCCCATGCTAATAACGGCTAAAACTTTATTTTACCAGGAAGGGAACATTTGAGCATGAAAGGTGGTACCCCTGTTCCACACAGTGCTCGGTTTGATGTTACTGTTCCTTCATCCAAACTCTTCAGACATTGTAGATCTAAAACCAGCCAACATGGAAGAACTCACTGAAGTGATCACAGCAGCAGAGTTTCATCCCAACCAGTGCAACACGTTTATCTACAGCAGTAGCAAGGGTTCCATACGACTGTGTGACATGAGAGCAGCTGCACTCTGTGACAACCACTGCAAATGTAAGTTTATTCAGCAGCTAAACCGTCCTATTTCTGTACGTACTCTGACTCACGTGTTGATTAACCCGAAGttgttcacacacccattcgtgTCTCATTAACGTGGTTCATTTAACACCCTCTAGTCTTTGAGGAACCAGAAGACCCCGTTAATCGCTCCTTCTTCTCGGAGATTATTTCCTCCATCTCCGACGTGAAGTTCAGCCACAGTGGTCGTTATCTAATGACTCGTGACTACCTTACTGTTAAAGTATGGGATCTTAACATGGAGAACAAACCTCTGGAGACCTATCAGGTACTGTCGTGCTTTTTGGTCAGGGGACTCCAAACCTATCACAGCAGAAGCCAAGAAAAATACACCCAACACACATTTTGCTTCATGTTCATATCATCAACggcacatttattttcaaacataAAGGCTTCGATATTCATGCAGCGATTCGATCCTAATATTTACACCCAAAGGAAAAAGGACATGGCTAAAGgcaattgatttttttccccccgtcttcatatgtacatatacattcCCATCTGAAACGATTGGAATGGCAATGCCAGTTGGGTTTGAGGCACCATGAATTTTGCCAATCTTACAAGGTTAACATTACCTTAACATTTCTGTCCATTTAAACTTGTTCATCTCTATCTTTCTTTTACAGGTCCACGACTACCTGAGAAGTAAACTGTGCTCCCTCTATGAGAACGACTGTATTTTTGACAAGTTTGAATGTGTGTGGAATGGAACAGACAGGTACGTTTATATGAGGATAGTGGCACGATGTAGGGTTTTGTTTTATGAACCGTTCAGTTATTTTTAATGCAGACATTCATTGTGAACCCGGTACAAGTATTAGCACAGCCGTACATATAATAGTGTACGATCCACAGTATACTCACGATAATGAGGCTTTTGTGTCGTCTACAAGCTCTCGTTTAGATTGGGATTAGAGCTGAAACACTAATGCAATATCACTTTAATCCATACGTTCTGCTGAAGTCATGTCCTCTTGGGTTCATGTAAATGacccatatttatttatttatttatttaacaaaaagtaACGTGTCATTCATGTAGCACCTTTTGTACAGAAAGTACAGACCGATGACGGCGTATAGAGGTGGTCATCATAACCGAGGCGGTCATTATAACCGAGGCCCTCTAGTGACTGGTTGCAGTACAATTTTTTAAACCCCGCCCATTCCAATGTTAGTAAATGGAACACAAGCAACACTTAAATTATAACTTGCATCtcctgaaaacatttttacaatctCAACTGACCTTGACAGACATCTACCTCAAAACCTCTCCTCATAATAAATGCGTTTTATACAATAGGAGATATTTAacgatcatttaaaaaaaggtggGGTTGATAAGGTAAGGGAAAATGTCTAGAATAGTTTCAGTAGCGTCCATGCTGTTTGGAgaatatttcttctttttcccccctcagtcATCGCATGAGAAGCAACAGACAGTGGCGCGCATATATTTCGGGTTTATTTATAGCGACACCGCTGCTCGGTGTAGCCCACGCAGACCACATGCTGTGCACGGGGCAGCATGTCTCTGCTGGAGtctcagaaaaaaatatattcacttaattaattttaaaaacacgTTCTTTGTACATCATCCCCATCCCCCTCCGTTCTTAAATGAACCATCTCAGTCGTTATTAAAAGACAAGCGTTCTGGAACATCATACAGATGTTGTAATGAAATTCCAGTGAAAGACCCATTTTGACTGGCGGCAGCCCGACCTCCTAGCTTTATACTATGTTCTGGCAGCATCTCCAGCaaacttttctgatctttctggCAGCTAGAAATCCCAATGTGTTAAGTAAATCACACTCACTTCTAGTGTTCACTTGATCCCGGTCAAGGTTGTTCCCAGGAACCCTCGATGCGAGGTGGGAATACTCACTGGATGCACACAGTCACATGCTCATACACACCTAGGGTTAATTTATCGTCATCGAGCCACTTACTGCAacgtttttgggaggaaacctaCGGgggcatggggagaacatgcacagaaactcaaACCCGGGAAccgtgaggtggcaatgctgcTCACTGCGCCACCcaaaataaatgtgataaaataCTATTAGGTGGCTAATTGTGTCAAGTATAAACATTTCCCTGATTTAAGCATTGTTTTGAAACGTAATTAGCTGGATTACGCTTGCCCCAAAGGTACGGTGTCTTGAAATCAATTTGCTAGAAGCTTGGCGTTTCCCAAATATctacatttacacaaactcgGGAGCTCTCGTAAGATATCGGGATGTTCACGTATGCACATTTTCTTGCATAAATGCTCCTACAAAACCTTTACGAAGACGTTTGTTAGAAAAATGAAGTACACACATATTTCAAGGTGTTTGTTGTAAAGCACACACTCGATTCTTTCCCTCAGTGTCCTGATGACCGGATCCTACAATAACTTCTTCCGCATGTTCGATCGTAACACCAAGCGCGACGTCACACTGGAGGCTTCCAGGGAAAACAGCAAACCTCGAGCCATCCTCAAGCCACGCAAGGTGTGCGTGGGTGGCAAGCGGCGTAAAGACGAGATCAGCATGGACAGCCTAGACTTCGGGAAGAAGATTCTTCACACGGCCTGGCACCCGTCAGAGAACATCATCGCCGTGGCCGCCACCAACAACCTGTACATTTTCCAGGACAAGGTCAACTAGCGCGTCTCGTCTCGAGTTCTCCGTCACGGAGACGGGAATCTGATGCCTCGAGGAAATCTGTAGGAAAATGTCCGGttgagctttttttcttttctttttttgttgagcACATAGTACGTACCCACTGCACTGAATTATATGCAAAGATGACTGCTGCCTGCTCCGTTTTTAGTTTGCCTCTTCCACTGTAGTTCAAATATGGACAGCAATGAAATGCAAGGACATTCGAGTTTGCTGCGAAAACCGAACCGATCACGCTCTCAGCCCCAGATTTTCCGCAACTTCTCACCTATTTATTCACCATTTGACTTCATGGAAGCGGATGCATCATTCTGACGCAGGACTACAGTTCGGATAGGGCGGCAGCGCACTGGTTTAAGATGGAAttaaaaaaggtttaaaaaaaaaacaaaaaaaaactatgtagCAATTTACTGcttttgttgtaattttctaaataaactctaaaag encodes the following:
- the ppp2r2bb gene encoding protein phosphatase 2, regulatory subunit B, beta b isoform X1 yields the protein MLSVPSHTALYMDEEIDTRTINSSFLRDHSYATEADIISTVEFNSTGELLATGDKGGRVVVFQREQESKNQPHRRGEYNVYSTFQSHEPEFDYLKSLEIEEKINKIRWLPQQNAAYFLLSTNDKTVKLWKISERDKRPEGYNLKYEDGRVRDPTTITALRVPVLRPMDLMVEATSRRVFSNAHTYHINSISVNSDNETYMSTDDLRINLWNLEITNRSFNIVDLKPANMEELTEVITAAEFHPNQCNTFIYSSSKGSIRLCDMRAAALCDNHCKFFEEPEDPVNRSFFSEIISSISDVKFSHSGRYLMTRDYLTVKVWDLNMENKPLETYQVHDYLRSKLCSLYENDCIFDKFECVWNGTDSVLMTGSYNNFFRMFDRNTKRDVTLEASRENSKPRAILKPRKVCVGGKRRKDEISMDSLDFGKKILHTAWHPSENIIAVAATNNLYIFQDKVN
- the ppp2r2bb gene encoding protein phosphatase 2, regulatory subunit B, beta b isoform X2, translating into MKCFSRYLPYLFRPPSSILSSSCHTEADIISTVEFNSTGELLATGDKGGRVVVFQREQESKNQPHRRGEYNVYSTFQSHEPEFDYLKSLEIEEKINKIRWLPQQNAAYFLLSTNDKTVKLWKISERDKRPEGYNLKYEDGRVRDPTTITALRVPVLRPMDLMVEATSRRVFSNAHTYHINSISVNSDNETYMSTDDLRINLWNLEITNRSFNIVDLKPANMEELTEVITAAEFHPNQCNTFIYSSSKGSIRLCDMRAAALCDNHCKFFEEPEDPVNRSFFSEIISSISDVKFSHSGRYLMTRDYLTVKVWDLNMENKPLETYQVHDYLRSKLCSLYENDCIFDKFECVWNGTDSVLMTGSYNNFFRMFDRNTKRDVTLEASRENSKPRAILKPRKVCVGGKRRKDEISMDSLDFGKKILHTAWHPSENIIAVAATNNLYIFQDKVN